The Candidatus Nanogingivalaceae bacterium DNA segment TAAATTCTTGAGCGCATCTTTAACTGGATCGCGCGAGATTGTTCCAAAAATAAGGTGGAATTTAACAGTAGTTGAATTTCCATATTCATTGATTGCGGTTGAAGTTATGATGAAATCACCTTTTAGCTGATTTTCTTGATTATTTAAAACTTCGTCGGCGTCATTTCCGAATAGGATAACTCTAGATGTGTCACTTGTTGCGTAATAGCCTGATGTTTTTGAAATTTCGGTTCGTAAACTCTCTTTAAGATTGTCCAAAACTGATTTTGTTAATTTTGTAGAGGTTTTATCGAAATTTAATGTTGTGTTTTCTGTGAGCGGAGTGTCTTCAAATTCAATTACTGGTTTTTCGGCAGAATTTACATCAATTCCCTCAACTGTAATTGTGGATTTACTGAAATTCAAATTGAATTTATTTCCACTCGGTAGTGTATTATTTTTTTCGTGAACTTCAAAATTATAATTGCCTTTTAAAACAGGTTTAATAATCTTAACATACCCGCCATCTTGTTTAGGATTTCCATCGGCATCAGTATTAACGAAGTTCTCGTTTTCTTCAATTGGCATAGTTGTTCCATCAAAGTTGATGAATGGATTTTTGAAAACTTTTTGCGACTTCTGCACTTTGATTTTTGCATTTGATCGAACGCCCCAAACTGAGGCACGTGGAAGTTCCTTAAGGAATGAAAAATCAGTGATAGGATTATCGTGAATCCAAAGCAATCCAACTTGCTTCCAATTTTTTACGGCTGACATATCTGAAATATTTGACGAGCTTAAATAAGCCGTTTTAATTTTAGTTAATGTTTCGGCTGCAGAAATATCTTTCAAGCTACTCATTCCAGAGACGTGAATCACTTCAAGGTTTGTGAAATATTGAATTCCTTCAAGATTTTCGAAATTACGATAAGCTGCATCCGGCCAAAATGAAGTCATTTTTTTAGCAGCGCCCACCGTAATTGGACTATCGAGATTTCGGGAAGTGTCAGTTTTCATTAAAACCGAATTTAATGCACGCTTAAAATTATTATCTGTAAATTTAATTTCGTAACTATCTGGCGCGGTGCTTGGGTCAACCGGGTTAACTGCCGAAGTATAAGCTAATGCTTTTGAAAATATATTCTGTTTATTAGTTAATTGTACTCCATAATACCCGACACCAAAAACTAAAACAGCCACAGCAACTGCAGGCATTAATATCCTATGATTTTTTACTCTCATTACTATCCCCTTTTAAACTATTTCGCTTAAGTCTATTTTACTGTAAATTTGCTTAAAAATCAATACCGTGCTAAAATGGTAACACTTTTCGAAAGGGGTGGTATTATGAATTCGAAAGAACTTTTAAACAGATTTGGCTCGACAAACTTATTTTTAGCTTTAAACGCTATTTTCTATACTCGCCGAGTTAAAAATCCAGAAAAAACAAGGTTATTGTCGAATGAGAAAAATTTCGATTTTTTATTTTTAGAAATCGAACTTTATAAACCAATGGGAGTTTTTGGAAGAAAAAGTTTCTTTTTTAGATTAAACAAGAACAATTTAAAAGAAGCAACAAAAGCTTTCCAAAATCAAGAAATCAAAAACTGGTATATTCGTAAAGTTTTTTCTGTATCTTTTTTTGAGGGCAGAAGGAGGATGCAAATCTATAGTCAAGTCTAAAATTAGCCGTTCGTAGGAGCGGTTTTTTATTTTTTAAAATCGCCCGGTAATTGAGCGATTTTATATAATTATAAGTTTTTCGAAAATTATTTTTTAAAGATTTCTTTTGAAATTTCACGAACAATTTCGGTGTCGTTCCAAGGGGTTTTTTCGCCATCGATTATACGATAAACTTCATGGCCTAGGCCAGTAATTAATACGGTGTCGCCTTTTCCTGCAATCTGGAGGGCCTTTCGAATTGCTTCTTTTCGATCTGGAATTTCTTGGATATTTGCTGGTATTTTTCCATTCTTCTTAGAAAATCCTACAATGACTTCTTCGCGAATTTGTTTTGCATCTTCGGTGTAGTTTTCTTCATCTGTTACGATAATTCGGTCAGCTAAATCTTGAGCGATTTTTCCCATAATTGGGCGTTTCTCGCGATCGCGATCACCACAAGCACCGAAAACCAGAATAGTTCGATTTTTAGTGATTTTCTTTGAAGTTTGAAGAAGTTTTTCAAGTGCATCAGGTGTGTGAGCATAATCTACCACAACTTCGAAAGGAAGATCTGATGTTGCATATTGGAAGCGCCCAGAAATTCCTTCAAGGTTAGCAATTCCTTCTTGAATATCTTGTAGTGAAATTCCTAAAAGATATGCACCAGCTGCTGCCGCAGTCATGTTGTAAACATTAAATTCTCCAGGCAAATTTGTAGCAATTTCAAGTGCTACGTTGTTGTCAATTCGCAATTTAGCTTCACTACCTTTTTTGTAAAGTTTAAAGCTTTTAATTTTAACTTCTGCTGAATCGCTTTCACCATAGGTTATTTTTTGCTCGCTAGCTTCAAACTTATTAAAGTAATCAAAATATTTATCGTCGGTATTTAGGACGATAAAGCGTGGTTGCATTTCGAAAAGTTTAGCTTTTGCTGCAGCGTAATTTTCCATTGTTTTATGGTAATCAAGGTGATCTTGAGTAAGGTTGGTCATGATTGCCATTTCAATTGGTACACCCGCAAATTTATATTGGTCAAGCGCGTGTGAAGTCGCTTCAATTAGTGCAAATTCAACATCGGCTTTTTTTGCATCGTGAAAGAATTTTTGTAATTTCGAAACTGTTGCGGTTGTAGAATTGGTATCATTGACTGTTTGAACGCCTGCGATTTCGATATTTGCAGTTGAAAACATTGCTGTTTTGTAGCCAGCTTCTTTTAAAATCTCATTAAGAAAATTAACGGTAGTTGTTTTACCATTTGTACCAGTCACGGCAATCACTCGTAAATCACGAGCAGGGTTTCCATAACGCGCCGCAACTACTTTTGCGCGAGATTTTCGATAAGTTCTTTCAAGCTCAACAAGTGCCGATTTTGGCAAAACTTTTCGAGCGGTTTTAGCTAAAGTATTCTTAATGCTCATACTTAAATTATATCACTTTTTCGAGATCAGAGCAAATTACAAAATAAAAACAGCTTCTTTCGAAGACTGTTTCTAAAAATAATTTCTGGTACACGAGAAAGGACTTGAACCTTCACGCCAATTGGCACTAGTTCCTAAGACTAGCGTGTCTACCAATTCCACCACTCGTGCAAAATTACTTTACTATTTTAACTGATATTTTTTGAAAAGTCAAGGATTTTTTCAAAAAATAGATTTTTTGGCGGAGAGAACAGGATTTGAACCTGCGAGAGCTTGCGCCCAACACGCGTTCCAGGCGTGCGCCTTAAACCACTCGGCCATCTCTCCATAAAAATATTATAACACGCTAAAACTATTAGTCCAAATTAAATATATAAGCTAAACTTTTTAAATAAATCGTGCTATAATTTCAAATATAATTATCTAATATTTTAAGGAATGAGTTAATGCAAGAAAAATCAATTTTTACACGAATTATCGAGGGTGAAATTCCCTGTCATAAGGTTTACGAAGACGAAAAAGTTTTTGCAATGCTTGATATCGAGCCACTTTCGGACGGCCATGTTTTAGTTTTTCCAAAAAAGCAAGTTGATTTGCTTTGGGATTTAGAGCAGGATGACTATGATTATTTGTGGCAAATTGCTAAAAAGATTGCTAAAAAAATTCAAGCTGAAATGAAACCAATTCGTGTGGGTGTTGTGGTTGAAGGCTTTGGCGTGCCACATGCGCACATTCACCTTGTGCCACTTTATGACCAAAATGTTTTGCAACTTCATCACGGCTACCCCGCTGAGACTTCACCCGAAGAACTTGCAAAAATTGCTGCAAAGATCACTTTCGAAAAATAAAAAATAACCCCACAATTTGTGGGGTTTAAAAAAGTGAGATGTTAGAGAATTAAGCTGCGTTAAAGCATAACAATACCTTCTTGTGTCCAAAAATCAATTTCTTCTTTTGTTGTTTGACCATATCGAGGATCGTGCTTAGATACAATATGCATTGAAAAGTTACCGGTCTTATTTTTAAATAAGTAGTTTCGTAATTGACGTTTGTATGTTTGCAAGAAGTCATGTCGTTTTTGTTCTGAAACCCCAGCAAAATTAATTCCTTCCACTACTTTGCGTGTAGGATTTTCTGATGAGTAAAGCTCCAAAACTACCCAGCCGTTATCTTTTTCAACAAACTCTGTGTAAAATTTAGCTTGAGCCATATGGAATCTCCGCGCTTAAAGCCCGCTTGGCTATAGATTTTTTCGAAACTTTCAGCTTCGAAAGCTGAGCTTAATTTTTTAAACTCAATTTTCGAAACTGAAAAATCGATCAATAGCCAATTTCTCACTTTTGAAATGTTCGCTTGTTTCACACAAGCTTTTAAATTATATCATAAAAAAATAAAAAAGTCAATAGTTATAGCACAAAAAAAGAAAAAGCCTTGCAAAAACAAGGCTTGTGAGTTGTGGAATTGAGCTATTGGCTATCTATATTTGGCCAGCGCTTGGCAGCCAATAATTTGACCGTCGCCATTTCTCACCGTTTTAGCAGTGAGAAGAAGATCTTGCGTATTTCGGCCGCTTAAGTATGCTGCTTTAGCGGTTAGGGCACTTACAATATAATATGTGC contains these protein-coding regions:
- a CDS encoding UDP-N-acetylmuramoyl-L-alanyl-D-glutamate--2,6-diaminopimelate ligase — translated: MSIKNTLAKTARKVLPKSALVELERTYRKSRAKVVAARYGNPARDLRVIAVTGTNGKTTTVNFLNEILKEAGYKTAMFSTANIEIAGVQTVNDTNSTTATVSKLQKFFHDAKKADVEFALIEATSHALDQYKFAGVPIEMAIMTNLTQDHLDYHKTMENYAAAKAKLFEMQPRFIVLNTDDKYFDYFNKFEASEQKITYGESDSAEVKIKSFKLYKKGSEAKLRIDNNVALEIATNLPGEFNVYNMTAAAAGAYLLGISLQDIQEGIANLEGISGRFQYATSDLPFEVVVDYAHTPDALEKLLQTSKKITKNRTILVFGACGDRDREKRPIMGKIAQDLADRIIVTDEENYTEDAKQIREEVIVGFSKKNGKIPANIQEIPDRKEAIRKALQIAGKGDTVLITGLGHEVYRIIDGEKTPWNDTEIVREISKEIFKK
- a CDS encoding HIT domain-containing protein; this encodes MQEKSIFTRIIEGEIPCHKVYEDEKVFAMLDIEPLSDGHVLVFPKKQVDLLWDLEQDDYDYLWQIAKKIAKKIQAEMKPIRVGVVVEGFGVPHAHIHLVPLYDQNVLQLHHGYPAETSPEELAKIAAKITFEK